A single window of Acetohalobium arabaticum DSM 5501 DNA harbors:
- a CDS encoding PPC domain-containing DNA-binding protein, with product MEYTEASIGRIFILRLETGDQIPETIEEFAETKGIDSATVLFIGGADKEGEVAVGPKDGSAKQPIPDTKKLSGVSEAIGAGTIFTNENKLPKLHLHSSFGRKDKTITGCTKAGGIDIWNIGEVIILELNNHSAYRKIDPETGFELLEV from the coding sequence ATGGAGTATACAGAAGCAAGTATCGGAAGAATATTCATTTTACGTCTTGAAACTGGAGATCAAATTCCAGAAACAATTGAAGAATTTGCTGAAACTAAAGGAATTGACTCTGCAACAGTATTATTTATTGGTGGGGCAGATAAAGAAGGGGAGGTTGCTGTAGGACCTAAAGATGGCTCTGCTAAGCAACCTATTCCTGATACCAAAAAATTAAGTGGAGTTAGTGAAGCAATAGGAGCAGGAACAATTTTTACTAACGAAAATAAGCTTCCAAAATTACATCTGCATTCTTCTTTTGGGCGAAAAGATAAAACAATTACTGGATGTACAAAAGCAGGAGGAATAGATATTTGGAATATTGGGGAAGTTATTATTTTAGAACTTAATAATCATTCAGCTTATAGAAAGATTGATCCTGAAACTGGATTTGAGCTGTTAGAAGTTTAA
- a CDS encoding spore coat protein CotJB: MSKKQLQYLKKIMALKFVVLELSLYLNTHPCDEIALEDHQKYACKLKDLKRNYQQKYGPITADWCYKQSWQAECKEDYYWKYIRTEWPWQINY; the protein is encoded by the coding sequence ATGTCTAAAAAACAGCTTCAATATCTGAAAAAGATTATGGCTTTGAAATTTGTAGTTCTCGAATTAAGTTTATATTTAAATACTCATCCTTGTGATGAAATAGCTTTAGAAGACCACCAAAAGTATGCTTGTAAACTTAAAGACTTAAAGAGAAATTATCAACAAAAATATGGACCTATTACTGCTGATTGGTGCTATAAACAATCATGGCAGGCTGAATGTAAAGAGGATTATTATTGGAAGTATATAAGAACTGAATGGCCATGGCAGATTAATTATTAA
- the mntR gene encoding transcriptional regulator MntR: MLSPSLEDYLEEIYRFLDQQGYVRTTDIADKLDVSLPSVTKAVKKLSEKGYLDYERYKNIQLTKKGQEVGNFLVTRNKLLRDFLHVIGSNCDKYQEAEAMEHYLSQKTVDAITCLVAFFKQHPEYQQDFFDFQEKFMNTESSQDNSQDDFNLLIKRYESFD, from the coding sequence ATGCTTTCACCAAGTTTAGAAGATTATCTAGAAGAAATCTACCGCTTTTTAGATCAACAAGGTTATGTACGAACTACTGATATTGCTGATAAGTTAGATGTCTCACTTCCATCAGTGACTAAAGCTGTTAAGAAATTAAGTGAGAAGGGTTACTTAGATTATGAACGCTATAAAAATATTCAATTAACAAAAAAAGGGCAGGAAGTTGGTAATTTCTTGGTTACCAGGAATAAACTTTTAAGAGATTTCCTTCATGTTATTGGTAGTAACTGTGATAAATATCAAGAAGCAGAAGCTATGGAGCATTATCTATCCCAGAAAACAGTTGATGCCATCACCTGTTTAGTTGCATTTTTCAAACAGCATCCAGAGTACCAACAAGATTTTTTTGACTTTCAAGAAAAATTCATGAACACAGAATCATCCCAGGATAATTCCCAGGATGATTTTAATCTACTTATAAAAAGATATGAATCATTTGATTAA
- the sppA gene encoding signal peptide peptidase SppA, whose protein sequence is MGFSIKKMTVSILLSFLIILVILGGLGFLLINFLGNSDQAGVESIAVINIHGPISVGGTQEVLSTSQTNASEVIKQINEAKDNKKIKALLLRVNSPGGSSAASDEIYRELKKFKKTGKPVVISMGDIATSGGYYISAIADQIYANPSTITGSIGVIMQFKNLQDLYDKLGVDSITFKSGPYKDIGNPDRKLTAEEKELLQNMVDEVYQEFLTAVAEGRSMSKSKVEKLADGRIYNGRKAKKLGLVDEMGTFYDAVKTTAKLAEMKADPNLIYYNRSSPLERFFRSTTNLIKGVLLQQGLKINSNNPNELYYHLLQEEKVNNLELEY, encoded by the coding sequence ATGGGGTTTAGTATCAAAAAAATGACAGTTTCAATTTTATTGAGTTTTTTAATCATTTTAGTAATTTTAGGAGGTTTAGGTTTTTTATTAATTAATTTTTTAGGAAACAGTGACCAGGCTGGAGTTGAAAGTATAGCAGTTATTAATATTCATGGTCCTATTTCAGTTGGAGGAACTCAAGAAGTTTTAAGTACTTCACAGACTAATGCCAGTGAAGTTATAAAGCAGATTAATGAAGCTAAGGATAATAAAAAGATTAAAGCCTTGTTATTGCGAGTAAATAGTCCTGGAGGTAGTTCAGCTGCTTCAGATGAAATATATCGTGAACTAAAAAAGTTTAAAAAGACAGGTAAACCAGTAGTTATTTCGATGGGAGATATAGCTACTTCTGGAGGTTATTATATTTCAGCTATTGCTGATCAAATTTATGCTAATCCTTCTACAATTACTGGAAGTATAGGGGTGATTATGCAGTTTAAAAATTTACAAGATCTTTATGATAAATTAGGTGTTGATTCAATTACTTTTAAAAGCGGCCCTTATAAAGATATCGGTAATCCAGATCGAAAGTTAACAGCAGAAGAGAAAGAATTATTACAGAATATGGTTGATGAAGTTTATCAGGAATTTTTAACTGCAGTTGCTGAAGGAAGAAGTATGTCTAAATCTAAAGTAGAGAAATTGGCTGATGGTAGGATTTATAATGGCCGAAAGGCTAAAAAGTTAGGATTAGTAGATGAAATGGGAACTTTTTATGATGCAGTAAAGACTACTGCTAAATTAGCAGAGATGAAAGCGGATCCTAATTTAATTTATTATAATCGTTCTTCGCCTTTAGAACGTTTTTTTCGTTCCACTACTAATTTAATTAAAGGAGTATTATTACAGCAAGGATTAAAGATCAATTCAAATAACCCTAATGAATTATATTATCACTTATTACAAGAGGAAAAGGTTAATAATCTGGAATTAGAGTATTAA
- a CDS encoding pyridoxal-phosphate-dependent aminotransferase family protein, translating into MSMKEKRTLMLPGPTPIPERARQAGAEKIIGHRELECEELVEEVVEGLKYVFQTEEDVLILTCSGTGGLEASIANTLSAGDKVLALCTGAFGERYATIAERYGVDVERMNFTWGEAVDVDRVKKRLEEDEAGEIKAILMTHNETSTGVVNNPEPIGELAEEHDVLLLVDAVSSLGGVELKVDEWGVDVAVTSSQKALMTPPGLCLVSVSKKALEAGKEADSPKFYWSFKRAKDRYDRDTQTPSTPAISTLYVLRKVLREIKDEGLKNVFRRHEIVTKAIRKSMRALGLGLLVDDEIASTTVTAVRVPEGIEFNTLCQKLKEKYNVYITGSKGELKGKVFRIGHLGNVSRVDILSTISALEMVLKEEGFDLELGTGLRAAQQVFYEEESR; encoded by the coding sequence ATGAGTATGAAAGAAAAGAGAACTTTAATGTTGCCAGGTCCAACTCCAATTCCAGAACGGGCTCGTCAGGCCGGAGCGGAGAAGATAATTGGCCATCGGGAATTGGAATGTGAGGAGTTAGTTGAGGAAGTAGTAGAAGGTCTTAAGTATGTCTTTCAAACAGAAGAAGATGTTTTAATCTTAACCTGTTCTGGTACTGGAGGACTAGAGGCTTCGATAGCTAATACGCTTTCAGCCGGCGATAAAGTGTTGGCTTTATGTACTGGTGCTTTTGGTGAAAGGTATGCCACCATTGCTGAACGTTATGGCGTGGATGTAGAGCGGATGAACTTTACCTGGGGAGAAGCTGTAGATGTAGATCGGGTTAAAAAAAGATTAGAAGAGGATGAAGCAGGCGAAATTAAAGCTATTTTAATGACTCATAATGAGACATCTACTGGTGTTGTAAATAATCCTGAGCCAATAGGAGAATTAGCTGAGGAACATGATGTGCTTTTATTGGTTGATGCAGTCAGTTCACTGGGAGGAGTTGAATTAAAAGTAGATGAGTGGGGAGTAGATGTAGCTGTAACATCTTCTCAGAAGGCATTAATGACTCCGCCAGGACTTTGTTTAGTCAGTGTTAGTAAGAAAGCATTAGAGGCTGGAAAAGAAGCTGATTCACCTAAATTTTATTGGAGTTTTAAGCGGGCTAAAGATCGTTATGATCGTGATACTCAAACTCCTTCGACTCCGGCTATATCAACCTTGTATGTTCTCAGGAAAGTTTTGAGGGAGATTAAAGACGAAGGTTTGAAAAATGTCTTTAGGCGTCATGAAATAGTGACTAAGGCTATTCGCAAATCAATGAGAGCATTAGGCTTAGGTTTGTTAGTAGATGATGAGATTGCTTCTACAACAGTAACAGCTGTTAGAGTGCCGGAAGGAATTGAATTCAATACTTTATGCCAGAAACTTAAAGAGAAATATAATGTCTATATTACTGGTAGTAAAGGTGAGTTAAAAGGAAAGGTTTTTCGAATTGGTCATTTAGGAAATGTAAGTAGAGTTGATATCTTATCTACTATTTCAGCTTTGGAGATGGTATTAAAAGAAGAAGGGTTTGATTTAGAGTTAGGTACAGGTCTTAGAGCAGCACAACAAGTATTTTATGAGGAGGAGAGTAGATAA
- a CDS encoding FeoB small GTPase domain-containing protein, translated as MEPKADSDQISLLRESFNINFKRGNPVIALAGNPNTGKSTVFNGLTGLKQDTGNWPGKTVTQAQGYYTYQNQDYILVDLPGTYSLLANSTDEQVARDFICFAQPDATIVVVDATKLERNLNLVLQIMELTNNVVVCLNLMDEARRKNIEIDVEGLSQDLQIPIIPTVAPKKIGLEKLKDKIADIVTGRIKVTPKQIKYSSQIEEAIEKILPDLEAILPDYINSRWVALQLIEGDNSILEAMQTYYPEQIVKEITANLQSEVKAGGAF; from the coding sequence ATGGAACCAAAAGCTGATTCGGATCAAATTAGTCTATTGCGCGAGTCATTCAATATTAATTTCAAAAGAGGAAATCCGGTTATTGCTTTAGCAGGAAATCCTAATACCGGAAAAAGTACTGTTTTTAATGGCTTGACAGGATTAAAACAAGATACCGGTAACTGGCCTGGTAAAACGGTAACACAAGCACAAGGCTATTATACTTATCAAAATCAAGATTATATATTAGTTGATTTACCAGGTACCTATTCTTTATTAGCTAATTCTACTGATGAACAGGTAGCTAGAGATTTTATCTGTTTTGCACAACCAGATGCAACTATTGTAGTTGTTGATGCAACTAAATTAGAACGAAATCTTAACTTAGTTCTACAGATAATGGAACTTACTAACAATGTAGTTGTCTGTTTGAATTTAATGGATGAAGCAAGACGCAAAAATATTGAGATTGATGTAGAAGGTTTAAGTCAGGATTTACAGATTCCTATAATTCCTACTGTTGCTCCAAAAAAGATTGGTTTAGAAAAGCTTAAAGACAAAATAGCTGATATTGTAACAGGAAGAATAAAAGTAACTCCAAAACAAATTAAATACTCTTCACAAATAGAAGAGGCAATAGAAAAGATTTTACCAGATTTAGAAGCTATTTTACCTGATTATATAAATTCTCGTTGGGTGGCTTTACAACTAATTGAAGGAGATAATAGCATTCTTGAAGCAATGCAGACTTATTATCCTGAACAGATTGTAAAAGAAATTACAGCTAACTTACAAAGCGAGGTGAAGGCAGGTGGAGCTTTCTGA
- the serA gene encoding phosphoglycerate dehydrogenase produces MKVLVSDNISQAGIDILKDNGVDVTFNTELSYEELLEEIGKYDGIILRSMTPLNEEVLSQADNLKVIARAGSGYDNIDVEAASKRGIIVLNTPGQNTISAAEQTMALMLGLSRNLPQANEALHEGIWDRNKYQGVEINQKTLGIIGLGRVGGNVATRAKSFNMEVIANDPYIPAERGEKLGVELVGFKEVLKRSDYISIHTPLTDETYHILGKKEFAQMKEGVRIVNAARGENVDTYELAEAIKEGKVAGAALDVHEEEPLKEEHPLLELEDRVIVSPHLGGTTVEAMDNVAIDAAKQAISVLRGDLPRTPLNAPALQPEAMKEIEPYVNLAKKLGAFYAQWGEGRIKELTISYRGELAEKEIGPVTTALLIGILNPILDTTVNSVNAGLIAEERGIDITESKSSTTERYSSLIELKVETEAGVNNLVGTVFDDTDLRIVEINGYRVNAISEGNLLITNHTDKPGVVGKIGTLLGENDINIANMQLGRHDAGGEAVMVMGIDNELNSEVKEKLLTIDGISDIKEVNL; encoded by the coding sequence ATGAAAGTATTAGTTAGTGATAATATCTCTCAAGCAGGAATCGATATTCTGAAGGATAATGGAGTAGATGTAACCTTTAATACTGAACTATCTTATGAAGAATTATTAGAAGAGATTGGTAAGTATGATGGAATTATCTTAAGAAGCATGACGCCTCTTAATGAGGAGGTTCTAAGCCAGGCTGATAATCTAAAGGTGATTGCCCGAGCCGGTTCTGGTTATGATAATATAGATGTAGAAGCAGCTTCAAAACGCGGAATTATTGTCTTGAATACTCCTGGTCAGAATACTATTTCTGCTGCTGAACAGACAATGGCTTTGATGTTAGGATTATCCAGAAATCTTCCTCAGGCTAATGAAGCTTTACATGAAGGTATCTGGGATAGAAATAAGTATCAAGGTGTAGAAATAAATCAAAAGACCTTAGGAATTATAGGGTTAGGCCGTGTAGGAGGAAATGTAGCAACAAGAGCAAAATCCTTTAATATGGAAGTGATAGCCAATGATCCTTATATTCCAGCCGAACGGGGTGAAAAGCTTGGAGTTGAGTTAGTAGGCTTTAAAGAAGTCTTAAAGAGATCTGATTATATCTCTATCCATACACCGCTTACAGATGAGACATACCATATTTTAGGCAAAAAAGAGTTTGCTCAGATGAAAGAAGGAGTTAGAATTGTTAATGCAGCGCGCGGTGAAAATGTTGATACTTATGAGTTGGCCGAAGCAATTAAAGAAGGGAAAGTTGCTGGAGCTGCTCTTGATGTACATGAAGAAGAACCGTTAAAAGAAGAACATCCTTTATTGGAGTTGGAGGATAGAGTAATTGTTTCTCCACATTTGGGCGGTACTACAGTAGAAGCTATGGATAATGTAGCCATTGATGCAGCTAAACAGGCAATTAGCGTGCTTAGAGGTGACTTACCAAGAACTCCACTAAATGCTCCTGCTCTACAACCAGAGGCTATGAAAGAGATTGAACCATATGTAAATCTAGCTAAAAAGTTAGGTGCTTTTTATGCTCAGTGGGGGGAAGGAAGGATAAAAGAATTAACAATAAGTTATAGAGGAGAATTAGCTGAAAAGGAGATTGGTCCAGTTACCACAGCTTTATTAATAGGAATTTTAAATCCAATTTTAGATACCACAGTTAATTCTGTTAATGCAGGTTTAATTGCTGAAGAGCGTGGAATTGATATTACAGAAAGTAAGAGTTCTACTACTGAACGATACTCTAGTTTAATTGAATTAAAGGTAGAAACAGAAGCAGGAGTTAATAATTTAGTAGGAACTGTTTTTGATGATACTGATTTAAGAATTGTAGAGATCAATGGTTACAGAGTAAATGCTATTTCCGAAGGAAATCTATTAATTACTAATCATACTGATAAACCAGGAGTAGTAGGAAAGATTGGTACTTTGTTAGGTGAAAATGATATAAATATTGCTAATATGCAGTTAGGCCGTCATGATGCAGGTGGAGAAGCTGTCATGGTAATGGGCATAGATAATGAGTTAAATTCTGAAGTTAAAGAAAAACTTTTAACTATTGATGGTATATCAGATATTAAAGAAGTTAACCTATAA
- a CDS encoding manganese catalase family protein yields MWSYEKILQYPVKVKKNDLEMAKYLYAQYGGPDSELSAGIRYLTQRYTIPTDEAKATLTNIGTEELAHWEVLGALIYKLTEGVPVSKLRKAGLGAHYAEHGRALYPHDAAGVPWTAAFIQSHEDPIATLHENLAAEEKARATYEYLINLSNDPGVVDTLCFLRQREVVHFQRFGETLEIVRDYLKDKDYKNGQCD; encoded by the coding sequence ATGTGGAGTTATGAAAAGATACTTCAGTATCCGGTTAAAGTAAAGAAAAATGACTTAGAAATGGCTAAATACCTTTATGCTCAATATGGAGGACCAGACAGTGAACTATCAGCAGGTATTAGATATTTAACACAACGATATACCATCCCAACTGATGAGGCTAAAGCTACTTTGACAAATATCGGCACAGAGGAATTAGCTCACTGGGAAGTACTTGGTGCCTTAATCTATAAACTAACTGAAGGAGTGCCAGTTTCAAAACTACGAAAAGCAGGTCTTGGAGCACATTATGCTGAACATGGTCGGGCCTTATATCCTCATGATGCTGCAGGGGTACCCTGGACAGCTGCTTTTATTCAATCACATGAAGATCCGATTGCTACTTTACATGAAAACTTAGCTGCAGAAGAAAAAGCTCGAGCCACTTATGAATATTTAATTAATCTCAGTAATGATCCAGGAGTAGTAGACACTCTATGTTTTTTAAGGCAAAGAGAAGTAGTTCACTTCCAACGCTTTGGAGAAACTTTAGAGATTGTAAGAGACTATCTTAAAGATAAAGATTATAAAAATGGACAATGTGACTAA
- a CDS encoding FeoA family protein, which produces MKLTNIPIGKSGKVMRLTCQGQKRRRLLDLGLIPGTIVRAKQKSPFGDPIAFEIRGATMALRSEETEAVIIEEVKKNKKVS; this is translated from the coding sequence GTGAAATTAACCAATATACCAATAGGTAAAAGTGGTAAAGTAATGCGTCTTACTTGCCAAGGACAGAAAAGAAGAAGATTATTAGATTTAGGGTTGATCCCGGGAACTATAGTAAGGGCTAAGCAGAAGAGCCCATTCGGTGATCCAATTGCTTTTGAAATCAGAGGAGCTACAATGGCTTTGAGAAGTGAAGAAACAGAGGCAGTTATCATAGAAGAAGTGAAAAAAAATAAAAAAGTTAGTTAA
- a CDS encoding helix-turn-helix domain-containing protein yields MSKSKYTISVEEAAKRLGVSRRTIYRRLNNDKLDGKKKRTKHGDKWFISEDEFSKQAEVIQEVVETERRVDINDLKQEIKEIFLETQKEIIKETIDKQREVIKEDIKDEIKKETEKIGNTVNEGLDQVKESFEETAVSIPQAIKEEQKEHREWINQRDRKLMRNIRRMQKKQNKEEEETNQGLWNKLIKVFR; encoded by the coding sequence ATGTCAAAAAGCAAATATACAATTAGTGTTGAGGAAGCGGCAAAGCGTTTAGGTGTTTCAAGACGTACAATTTATCGTAGATTAAATAATGACAAGCTGGACGGGAAAAAGAAACGAACTAAACATGGAGATAAATGGTTTATATCTGAAGATGAATTTAGTAAACAAGCAGAAGTGATTCAAGAAGTTGTGGAAACGGAAAGAAGGGTAGATATAAATGACCTTAAACAAGAAATAAAAGAAATATTTTTAGAAACACAGAAAGAAATTATTAAAGAGACAATTGACAAACAAAGAGAAGTGATTAAAGAAGATATTAAAGATGAAATAAAAAAAGAAACCGAAAAAATAGGTAATACAGTAAATGAAGGGTTAGATCAGGTTAAAGAATCATTTGAAGAAACTGCAGTTTCAATTCCACAAGCAATTAAAGAAGAACAAAAAGAGCATAGAGAATGGATTAATCAGCGTGATAGAAAGCTTATGAGAAATATTAGACGAATGCAGAAAAAACAGAATAAAGAAGAAGAAGAAACTAATCAAGGTCTGTGGAATAAATTAATAAAAGTTTTTAGATAA
- a CDS encoding TlpA family protein disulfide reductase, giving the protein MKKVQKELILTLFLVGILLLVGCTQTELREKASDVPIKPKVDFKAPDFTLTDLNGKKVKLSDFKGQVVFLNFWATWCPPCRAEMPHIQEIHQEKGNKVKVLAVNVKESPKKVKEFMEKNGYNFTVLMDKTGEVANDYLVRGIPKTLIINQERVITTEHVGSMNKTKMNNLLTEAF; this is encoded by the coding sequence ATGAAGAAAGTTCAAAAAGAATTAATTTTGACTTTATTTTTGGTTGGAATATTGCTTTTAGTAGGTTGTACACAGACAGAGTTAAGAGAAAAAGCCAGTGATGTGCCTATTAAACCAAAAGTTGATTTTAAAGCTCCTGATTTTACTTTAACTGATCTAAATGGTAAAAAAGTAAAATTATCTGATTTTAAAGGTCAAGTAGTCTTTTTAAACTTTTGGGCTACTTGGTGTCCCCCTTGTCGGGCTGAAATGCCTCATATTCAGGAAATTCATCAGGAGAAGGGGAATAAAGTAAAAGTATTAGCTGTAAATGTAAAAGAATCTCCTAAAAAAGTCAAAGAGTTTATGGAAAAGAATGGTTATAATTTCACTGTATTAATGGATAAGACTGGAGAGGTAGCTAATGATTATCTAGTTAGGGGGATTCCTAAAACTTTAATTATCAATCAGGAAAGAGTAATTACAACTGAACATGTTGGTAGTATGAATAAGACGAAAATGAATAATTTACTTACTGAAGCATTTTAA
- a CDS encoding spore coat associated protein CotJA — MTEEEMEKVEFNIDYHPEYRLAQVYIPFQTYEEYYEPQEALKKGTFFPELYRPYRREKY; from the coding sequence ATGACAGAAGAGGAAATGGAAAAAGTGGAATTTAATATAGATTATCATCCTGAATATAGACTTGCTCAGGTCTATATTCCCTTTCAAACCTATGAAGAATATTATGAACCACAAGAAGCTTTGAAGAAAGGAACATTCTTTCCCGAGTTGTATCGGCCATACCGGCGAGAAAAATATTAG
- a CDS encoding nucleoside recognition domain-containing protein, with amino-acid sequence MELSESNQLNSITEKVNRLFNKEEREELSDQMVKDIYTKAERIANRNTKVKEGKTSNWEEKLDRILTSKWTGFPIMLLMLGGVFWITLVGASYPSSILNKALFSVEGVLSDMVMSLGIPEWLHGLLIDGVYRTVAWVIAVMFPPMAIFFPLFTLLEDLGYLPRVAFNLDNFFKKAGAHGKQALTMSMGFGCNAAGVIATRIIDSPREKLIAILTNNFVPCNGRFPTLIILSSLFMTGIAGGMYNSFVAAGIVVGIVLVGIMMTFVVSWGLSKTILKGKPSSFTLELPPFRKPQLGKVLVRSFIDRTLFVLGRAIMVAAPAGIIVWVLANTTINRASLITHLANWLDPFATLLGMDGFILLAFFLGLPANEIVLPVLLMSYLSTGTMLEPGSMESFKNILVNNGWTWVTALSTMLFSLLHFPCGTTLLTIKKETDSLKWTIFAGVLTLGIAVIVTFIVNQMIHIFL; translated from the coding sequence GTGGAGCTTTCTGAGTCAAATCAATTAAATTCAATTACAGAAAAAGTTAATCGCTTATTTAATAAAGAGGAAAGAGAAGAACTAAGTGATCAAATGGTAAAAGATATTTATACTAAAGCTGAAAGAATAGCAAACAGGAATACAAAAGTTAAAGAAGGGAAAACATCTAATTGGGAAGAAAAACTAGATAGAATTTTAACTTCAAAGTGGACTGGATTTCCAATTATGTTACTTATGCTGGGCGGAGTCTTCTGGATTACCTTAGTAGGAGCAAGTTATCCTTCCTCAATACTTAATAAAGCCTTGTTTTCAGTTGAAGGAGTTCTAAGTGATATGGTTATGTCTTTAGGTATTCCAGAGTGGTTACATGGATTATTAATTGACGGTGTGTATCGAACAGTAGCCTGGGTTATAGCAGTTATGTTTCCGCCTATGGCAATCTTTTTTCCTTTATTCACATTATTGGAGGATCTAGGTTACCTGCCTCGAGTAGCATTTAATTTAGATAACTTCTTTAAGAAAGCAGGAGCCCACGGTAAGCAGGCTCTAACTATGAGTATGGGGTTTGGCTGTAATGCTGCGGGAGTAATTGCAACTAGAATTATCGATTCACCACGAGAAAAATTGATAGCTATTTTAACTAATAACTTTGTTCCCTGTAATGGACGTTTTCCAACTTTAATTATACTTTCTAGTCTCTTTATGACTGGAATTGCAGGTGGAATGTATAATTCATTTGTAGCAGCAGGTATAGTAGTAGGTATAGTCCTGGTTGGTATTATGATGACTTTTGTGGTTTCCTGGGGGCTTTCTAAAACTATTTTAAAAGGAAAACCATCCTCATTTACCTTAGAGTTACCCCCATTTAGGAAACCACAGTTGGGTAAAGTTTTAGTTAGGTCATTTATAGATAGAACATTATTTGTTCTAGGGCGAGCAATTATGGTAGCAGCTCCGGCAGGAATTATAGTCTGGGTATTAGCCAATACTACTATTAATAGAGCTAGTCTCATTACTCATTTAGCTAATTGGCTTGATCCTTTTGCTACTCTATTAGGCATGGATGGCTTTATTCTACTGGCTTTCTTCTTGGGACTACCGGCTAATGAAATTGTATTACCAGTGTTATTAATGAGTTATTTATCAACCGGAACTATGCTAGAACCTGGAAGCATGGAAAGTTTCAAAAATATTTTAGTAAATAACGGTTGGACCTGGGTAACTGCATTATCAACAATGTTATTTTCTCTCTTACATTTTCCCTGCGGAACTACACTATTAACAATTAAAAAAGAAACTGATAGTCTTAAATGGACTATTTTTGCTGGAGTATTGACTTTAGGTATAGCAGTTATAGTTACCTTTATAGTTAATCAAATGATTCATATCTTTTTATAA